The proteins below are encoded in one region of Clostridia bacterium:
- a CDS encoding 30S ribosomal protein S20 — protein IDQAAAKGILHKNTAANKKSAIMKRANENK, from the coding sequence CGATCGACCAGGCCGCCGCGAAGGGTATTCTCCACAAGAACACCGCCGCGAACAAAAAGTCCGCCATCATGAAGCGCGCGAACGAGAATAAGTAA